Within Pseudomonas sp. LBUM920, the genomic segment GGGCGGTGACCGATTGCTTGAAGAAGCTCAGCACGTTGGCCGCCTTTGCCTGGTCGATGTCCGGGATGGCTTGCGGCACTGCCACTTCTTCTTCGAAACGGATCGGCGTGTAGCTGCCATTCGTTTGCGGAGTCGCCTGGGTGATGATGCGTTTGAGGTTACCGCCGTGGTAGCGGGTGATGTGGTTCCACAGCACTTCCACGCCATTTTTCGGAATCGGGAACGCGTAGTAGCGGTTGCCGGTGAAATTCTCCAGGCCATTGCCGTCGTTGATCGCATGCACGTTGAGCGCGCTGCGCTTGATCGACTCGTAGATGTCCGGCGGCAGGTTGACCGTGCGGTGGGTTGGGTACACCGGGATCTTGTAGGTTTCGGGGTAGCGCTTGAACATCGCCACCTGGCCGTCGGAGAGCTTGTCTTTGTACTTGTCGACCGTGGCGGCGGTGATCACGAACAGCGGTTTTTCATTGGCAAATGGGTCGGCCAGAAACCCCTTGCTGTCCACCGCGCCGGCGTTTTTGGGGATGCCGCCGGTCCAGGCCGGGATCGAGCCATCGGCGTTGCCGGCTTTTTCAGCGCCGACCGGCGTCAGGGTGGTGCCAAGCTTGGCGGCCTCTTCGGGCGATACCGCCGCCATCACGTGGGCGGCCAGCAGACTCAGGGCCATCACTGCAAATATCTTACGCATAGGTTGTTGTCCTTCCTTAAAGCAGATCAGAAGTTCACGCCGAAGCTGAGGGCGATAAAGTCGCGGTCGGTGAGGGTGTTGTAGTCGCCGCCAAAAAAGTCGGTGTAGCTCAGGCTGGCGGTGTAGGTGTTGCGGTAATCCGCGTCCACACCGACGCTGATCGCCTTGGCGCCTTCGTTGAATATCCCGTTCGGCCCATAGCCGCTGACGTCATGGGACCAGGACAGGTTGGGCTTGAGGTTCACCCCGGCAAACACGTTGTTGTAATCCAGGATTGCGCGGGCGCGATAACCCCAGGAATTGGCGGTGACGAAGCCGTCGGTATCGCCGCCGAAACCATAGGCGCCATACACCGAGTCGCGGCCGTAGCGCAGTTTGGTTTTGGCCTCCAGGCCGCCGACGTGCACATAGGCCGCCTCGCCCACCAATGTCAGACGTTCGGCGCCCAGCACCTGATCGAAGAACTGGGTCATGGTGCTTTGGATCTGGGTGATTTCCTTGCGGCGGTAGCCTGAGTTATCCGAGCCGAACGAGCTGCGGATCGGCGAGGCGGTTTGGCCGGCAATCGGGTTGACCAACGCCAGCGTCAAGTCGGTGGTGTTGAGCTGCACCGGCGCATTCGGGCGGTAGCTGATCTCGCCGGTCCACGCCGTGCCGGTGGGCAAGGTGGTGGAGAAACTGGCGCCGTACAGACGGATGTCTTCCGGGTAGTCGAGGTAGTACTGACCACGACCGAGCATGGTGCTCTGGGCCAGGCCCGAGCCGCTGCCGGGCGCGATGGCGTTGGCGGTGGCCGCGATACGCCCGATGGTGGCCAGGTTGGTGTTGGCGGTGATCGTGCCCACGGTGGGTGTGCGGCTGTGGTAATTCATGAAGTACAGGCCGTACTCGGTGTCATCGCCAAGCCAGCGCAAGGCCGCCCCGAACTGCCCGCCATCGCGGGCTTCGCGGTCTTTGGCACGCTGCACCACCACGCCTTCGCGCGTGACTTGAAAGCCCTGGCCGAACGCGGCCGCCACCGGCTGCAGCGGCGCAATCGCCGGGCTGCCGACGGTGTAGTTGTTGTTGCAGCCGTGAGCAACCACGTCGTTGCCGAAGAAAGTGCCGCAGTTGTCCACCACGGTGTTTTCCCAGTTCAACTGGTAGAAACCTTCCACCGACAGCTGGTTGGTGAGGCTCTGGGACGCGAACAGCATGTTCACCGGGATCAGGCCTTCCTTGATTTCGGCACCGGGTCGACGAAAGGCCGACACGTCGATGGGGTTGATGCTGTTGATCGAGTTACCGATGAACGTACTTTCGCCCCAGCTGACGACCTGCTTGCCGACGCGCACGTTGCCGGGCAGGTCGCCAATCGAATAGTTGTGATAGACGAAGGCATCCAGCAGCTCATAGCCGGACGACCGCGCGCCTTCGTCGCGATGGTGATTGCTGATCTGCTTGAACTCGCGGTCTTCGTCCTGCAGTTCGAAGTCGTACCAGTACTTGCCGCGCACAAACACGCCGCTGTCGCCGTACTTGAGCTCCAGGTCGTGAATGCCTTTGAAGATCTTGGAGAACGTTTCGCCCTTCTTGAAGTTCAGCCGCCCGTCATCCCCGGTGGACGCCTGACCCGTGCCGCCATTGGGAATGCCCACCAGCTTTTTGTCGGCATCGCGCATGCCCCAGCTGGCGCCGACCGACAGCGAAGAATCGAATTGCCCCTCGATCTCGCCAATGTTGAACGAAACAGCCTGTGCCTGGGCGCAGCAGCCCAGTGCAACCGCCGCGGCGAGCGCCTGTGGCGTGAAGATGGCGCGCATTGTTGTTTTTGTCATGCGTCTTCCCCGGTGAGTGACAGAAGGCCCCACCCTACTGCCGCCCGCGAGGAGCGATAAGCGCACCAAAGGGGTATTCGCAGTGTCGCTCGAAAGGATTAGCTTCCGCTCTGGCCGGGGTTTTGACCGGCCCATGACTGGGGTAGATAGCGCGTTATCAGGGGAATGGATGGCCTGCGGCGCGACTGTTGCCAATTTGGTAACAGTCCTTGTCTTGAACCGCTATTACTCAATTTGTTACAACCGACTATTCTTACCTCGCTCTCAGGGCAAACGGCCCGCTCCCAACCTGGGGAGAACAGCTGAATTTCGACGGATTGGCTAATTTATTCAATCTGTTACCCGTGTTCACTGACGTTGATTTGTCGCTCCTTGATCCAACGTCTTACTTCGGCCGCTGCCTATGCAGCGGCCTTTTTTATGCCTGAACGAAAACGGGGCGCCATCAGCGCCCCGCAGTATTCGATAGTGTTCGAGCAACGATCAGAGGCTGAACTTCTGCAAGTTGGCCATCATCTCCTTCAATGCCTCGATATTGTCCTTGGGGTGCGCGGCGCCTTCGAAGTCGCAGATCTGCGCCCAATGCGCAGCCACATCATCGGGTGAAAACCCGGCTTCGGGGTCAAACCCCACACCCAGGCTGCGCTCCCAGCGGGTCTTGCCGATCCAGCCGCCGCCCACTTCAAACAGGCCGGAGGTTTCCTGGCACGCCTCGCTGCCCAGGTACACCACCAACGGGCTGACCAGCTCCGGCTTGAGGCGGTCGAACACTTGCGGCGGGATCAGGCCTTCGGTCATGCGCGTGCCGCCGGTGGGGGCGATGGCGTTGACCAGAATATTGTTCTTGCGCCCTTCCAGCGCCAGGGTGCGGGTCAAGCCGTACAAGCCCAGCTTGGCCATGCCGTAGTTGGATTGACCGAAGTTGCCATAGATGCCCGAAGTGGACGCGGTGAAGATCACCCGGCCATAACCTTGCTCACGCAAATGCGGCCAGGCAGCGCGGGTCACTTTGTAGGCACCCTCGACATGCACCCGATACACCAGGTCCCAGTCGCCGTCGTCCATTTTGTGGAAGGTCTTGTCGCGCAGGATGCCGGCGTTGTTGACCACCACATCGATGCGACCGAATGCATCGAGCGCGTTCTGCACGATTTTGTCACCGTCGGTGACGGAGTCATGGTTGGCTTCGGCAATGCCGCCCGCTTCGCGGATTTCGGCGACCACGCGATCGGCGGCCGAGGCGTTGGCGCCCTCGCCTTGAGTGGAACCTCCGAGGTCATTGACCAGCACCTTGGCCCCGTGTCGGGCGAACAGCAGCGCATGCGCCCGGCCCAACCCGCCGCCGGCACCGGTGACGATCACGACCTTATCCTGGAACTGCACTGACTCACTCATACCGAACTCCGCTGGCGACAATGGCAATGGCGTGAGTGTCAGGCACACAGCCTCCGGTCACAATAAAGTCGGCCGAGGCTGAATGGTGCTCGATAAGGCAGCGGGATGATTGTGCGTCTCAGGCTTTCGCAGGGCGTCGCCTTCTCAGTGGCGAGCGCGCGTGCTGTGGCAAGCAGGCTTGCTGAGCAGCAGGCCTCTTGTGGCGAGCGGGCTGTTGTGGCGAGCGGGCTTGCCCCGCGTTGGGTGGCGAAGCCGCCCCGATAAGGTTACTGCACAGTGTCTGGTGTACCGCGGTGGCAGGTTTCAGGGCCGCTTCGCGCCCCAACGCGGGGCAAGCCCGCTCGCCACAACAAGCCTGCTCGCTAATGTAAACCTGGCGCAGCCACAACAAGCCCGCTCGCTAATGTAAACCTGGCGCAGCCACAACAAGCCCGCTCGCTAATGTGAGCCTGGCGCAAACACAACAAGCTCATTCGCCACAACGGGTGGCTCAGGAATAGGCCACCCGTGGCGCGGGCTGGCCGACGCGCTCGCGAAACGCCAGGTAATGCTTGAGCACCAGTACCGGCGCTTCTATCTGCGGGTAGTGACCGATATTGGCCAGCAACACCGTGTCGGCGTGCGGCACCAACTGGTGATAACGCTCCACCATATGCACACCGGAGATCGGGTCGACTTCGCCGTCGATCACGCGCAACGGCACCTCGCCGCGCTGCAACGCGTCCACCCAGCGCTCCCGCAAGCGGCGGCGCTGGGGAATGTAGGCAATCAGTTTGTGCAGGATGCGCGTGCCGTCATTGCAACTGATCAGGCTCCAGAAATCATCCAGCGCGCTTTCACTGGGCCGCGTATTCGGGCCAAAAATCTGGCTGAAGCTGTTCGACAAGGCATTGCGCCCGAAGGCACGGCCGATCATCCAGCCAAGCGGGCTGAGCAGCAGTTTTTGCACCAACGCCGGGCGATGGGTTTCCGGGAACAGCCCGCCGTTGAGGAATACGCAACTGGCCATCGGAAAACGGCCTTCGTAATGACGGGCGAGTAATTCCTGGGCGACGCTGTCGCCGTAGTCGTGGGCCAACACATGCACCGGTTGCTCCACGCGCAGGTGGTCGAGCAACGCCTGCTGCAGGTCGGCCTGCTCCAACAGGCAATAGTCGTGATCCACCGGCTTGTCCGAGTCGCCGAACCCCAGCATGTCGCAGGCAATCACCAGGTTGCGCTGGGCCAGCGGCTGCCACAGGTAGTGCCAGTCCCAACTGGCCGTGGGGAAACCATGAATCAACAGCAGTGGCTCGCCCTGCCCGGCCACCCAGTAACGGATCGTACGACCACGGAAGACGAATTCCTGAGCGCGTTTGCGCCAGGCTCTGAGCGGGATTTCGGCGAGTGGCATCAGCTTTTATACCCGGGATCTTGCAGGTCCAATTTACGCAGCAGCGCGGGCCAGGCCAGCGCGCCGCCCATACCCTGAGCGCTCTTGGTGACCGCTGCCACCATGGCCTTGGACCCGGCAAGAATCTGCGGTTCGATGGCAATCAACTCAGCCGCGCCGTTTTGCGCCAGCACCTGGATATCGCAGGCGCGTTGGAAGATAAACATCATCAGGAACGTGTCAGCGATGGTACCGCCGCAGGTCAGCAGGCCATGGTTGTGCAGCATCAGGAAATTGTTGTCGCCCAGGTCTGCCTGCAAGCGCGCCTTTTCTTCATGGTTGAGCGCCACACCTTCGTAGGCGTGATACGCCAGGCTTGCGAGCACGAACAACGATTGCTGGCTGATCGGCAACACGCCCTGCTTCTGCGCCGAAACAGCAACACCGGCGGGCGTGTGGGTGTGTATCACGCATGCCACGTCGTGGCGCACGTCATGGATGGCGCTGTGGATGGTATAGCCCGCGGGGTTGATCTCGTAGGGGCTGTCCATCAGCTTGTTGCCGGCCTGGTCGACCTTGACCAGGCTCGACGCCGTGATCTCGTGAAACATCAGCCCGTAGGGGTTGATCAGAAAATCATCGGTGCCCGGCACCTTGGCCGAAATATGCGTGAAGATCAGGTCATCCCAGCCATGCAGCGCGACCAGGCGATAACAGGCGGCCAGGTCGACACGGGCTTGCCATTCGGCAGCGCTGACCTGGTCTTTGACATTCTGTGGCGATAGAACGGGGGCTAGGCTCACGGCAACGACCTCCTTGGCACATTTTCTTATTGTTTTTTTGAGTGAAGGGCCAGTCTAGTCAGACGCCATCGCGCAAGTAGTCGCCTTCGCAGCCAGCTTGATGACCGAACGAGTCAGCAACAAGAATAGTTGAAGTCAGCGGGCGCCGCGTCAGAGAAGCGCCGCCAATAAAGGCACGGCGAACAGGTTGAGCAAGCCCGTCAACACCATCACCAGGCCCGCAACCGAGCCCTCTTCACCGCCCACTTCCTGCGCCCGGCTGACGCCCGCACCATGAGCGCCCACACCAAACAACGCGCCACGCGCCAGGGGCGTGCGCAACGGCAACCACTTGAGCAGCACGCCGCCGAGCATGGCGCCGAACACGCCGGTGAACATCACAAACACAGCGGTCAGTTCCGGTATACCGCCCAGGTCAGAGGAAACCGGCATGGCAAACGGCGTGGTGATCGAGCGCGGCAACAGCGACATCGTCACCGAGCTGTTCAATGCCAGCGCCTTGGCCAGCCCGAACGAGGTGCCGATGGAGGCCGCGCTGCCGGCGACCATGCCCAGCAGCAACGCCGACCAATGACGCGCCAGCAAGCGGCGTTGTTGCCAGATCGGCACCGCAAACGCCACGGTGACCGGGCCCAGCACCAGCATCAGCCAGTGGGTGTCGGCGGCATATTCGGCGTACGCCGTGTGCATCGGCGCGGCCACCGCCAACAGCAGCGCCGGCACGAGGATCAAGGGCGACAGCACGTAGCGCCCGGTGCGGCGATAGATCCAGCGGCTGAAGACATAGGCGCCCAGGGTCAGGGCGAGCCAGAACACCGGCATCAACTCAAGCTTCACGGCGCATGCTCCAGCGGCAGACCATCTCTACGGTGAATGCCGTCACCAGCATCACCGACAGTGTGCTGAAACCGATCACCAGCAGGATGCGCCAGCCGTCGTTACGCACCAGGCCGCCGTAATCAAGCAGGCTCATCAGTGCGGGAATAAAAAACAGCAGCATCTCTGCCATCAACACCCCGGCGCCCAGTTGCAGGGCGGCCGGCTTGACCAGGCCGGTGGCGAATGTCGCCAGCAACAGGCCCAAGCCCACCACGCCACCGGGTATGGGCCAAGCCAACCACACGGCAAGCTGGGTGCCCAGAAAATAGATAGCCAGCAGCACAACCAGCTCAATCAGCAGGCGGGCGATATGTTTGAACCTGAAACGGTTCATAAGCGTTTGATCCTCACAGGCGCTCAGTTTAAAGACGCCTCCCCCATCCCCACAGCGAATTGTTAGACTGCCAACTATTCCAAACTGGAATCAGGCATATGGAATTCAAACAGCTGCGCAGTTTTGTCGAAGTGATCCGTCGGGGCGGCTTTACCCAGGCCGGTAAAACCTTGCACATCAGCCAATCGGCCGTCAGCAAGCAAGTGGCACAGTTGGAGCAGAGCCTCGGCACGCCGCTGCTGGAACGCACGGGCTCGCACATTCGCCTGACGGCCGCCGGCGAGGTGGTGTTGCAGCGCGCCGAAGCCATGTTGCGCCTGCAAACAGAACTGCTCAGTGAGCTCGATGATATGCAGCAACTGGCCCGTGGCGAGCTGCGCCTGGGCTTGCCGCTGTTGGCGGGCGACACGCTGTTTGCCGGGCTGTTTGCCGAGTACCGCAGGCGCTACCCCAAGGTCACCATCCAATTGCTCGAAGGCGGCAGCCGCACGATCGAGCAGGCGATTCTCAGTGGCGAGCTGGACGTGGGTGGCACGCTGATGCCCAGTGATCCGGCCTTTGCCTGGCAACCCTTTTGCGACGAGCCGCTGGATGCCTTGCTGCCGATGGATCACCCATTGGCTGAGAATGCCCAGGTGCGCCTGGAGGAACTGGCGGACACGCCCTTCCTGATGTACCAACGCAGTTTTGTGCTCAATGACCGACTGATGCAGGCTTGTCAGCAATTGGGCTTTACGCCGAAGGAGATCGGCCGCAGCGGCCAGGCGGACTTTCTCGTCGCCCTGGTCGCGGCCGGTCAGGGCGTGGTGCTGTTACCCAGCGTGGTCGCCCGCGGGTTGGTGCGACCGGGCGTGGTGCGCCTGACACTCAAGGCGCCCGACTTCCTGCGCTGGGACATCGCCTTTATCTGGCGTGAGGGCGCTTATCTGTCCAAAGCCGCCCAGGCCTGGCTGGCGCTGCTGCGTGAATTCCCGGTCAACCGCGCAGTGCAGTGACCAGCTCCGCCAGCCACGGTTCTGCATCGGCTTCCGGGGTGACGCTTTCGCTGGCGTCCAGGCGCAGCATCGGCAGCACTTCGCGCACGCCCAACTCGCCGAACAGCTCGCGCATTTGCTCGCCGCCGCCGCAGAAGGTGTCGCCGTAGCTGGCGTCGCCCAGCCCGATAACGGCACCGGGCAGCCCGCGCCAGGCGGCGGGGAGTTGGTCACGGATGCTCGAATACAGCGGTTGCAGGTTGTCAGGCAGCTCGCCCATGCCGGTGGTGGACGTCACCGCCAGGAGGGCTTCAGGAGCAAAGGCCTGCACATCGGCCAAGGTGGCGCGCGGGTTGTGCCAGGCTTCAAAACCGGCCGCGTTGAGGATGCCGGCGGCGTGGCGAGCGACTTCTTCAGCGGTGCCGTAGACCGAGCCGGAAAGGATGGCGACTTTCATCAATCTGATCCTGTAGTTGAGCCAAAGCGTGGGATGTTAGCAGCTGGCGCAAATATTTCGGCGCATGCCGCGCAACATTCAGGGCATGCCATACACTGCAGGCTCTAAAAACAAGCCATGGACCGCTCAATGATTAACGCCAAACTGATGCAGCTGGTCATCAACGCCTCCAACGACGGCATCGTCGTCGCCGAACGCGAAGGCAAAGACAAGCCGCTGATCTACGTTAACCCGGCCTTCGAGCGCATGACCGGCTATGCACTGGACGACATCCTGTATCAGGATTGCCGCTTCCTGCAGGCGGGCGACCGCGACCAGCCAGCCCTGATGGCGATTCGTGAAGCCCTCGACAGCGGCGGTTCGTGCCGGGAGATCCTGCGCAACTACCGCAAGGACGGCGCGCCTTTCTGGAACGAGCTATCGCTGTCGACGGTTTACAACGAAGCCGACAAGCAGACCTATTTTGTGGGCGTGCAAAAAGACGTCAGCGCGCAGGTCAAAGCACAACTACGCGTGGCCCAGCTGGAAGCACAGGTGGCCGAGCTTAAAGGCGAGTTGGCGGCGCTCAAAGCGACGAGCGGAATTAACAAAGTGTAAAAAACACGGTCTTTAGAGCGATAATGGCTTTTTAATGTCTCATCGTTGAGCTCCATCAATGCACCGCGACGCGCTTTTGACGCAGGACGAACTGGATTTTATCCAGGACATGCAGCACAACCCGCAGCTCAACCTGCGGGATGCGTGGTCGAGCCTGACGGTCAACGGCGGTGCACAGATTCGTGATTTGCTCACGCGCTTGGCCGCTCACGACCACGTCACCATCCAGGCGCAGTTCGACAACCAGCAACTCACGTTCCCGCTGCACCTGGTAGAAGACGAGTTTCACGCAGTTCATCTGCGCCTGGGCGTGCCGAGCATTTTTGAAGACGGGCCGATGATCCGGCCGTGGCGTCTGGCCCTCGAAGCACCGGTGGCCCTGGAAAACGTCAAGGGCAACCCTGCCGCGTTATGGGTTCACGAGGTGTCATTCAAAGGCGTGCTGGTTGAGATTCGTGGCCGGGTCAAACCGCCGAAAACCTTTTCTCTGTGGTTCAGCCCGTCCGGCTACGAACGCATTGCCTTGCGCGGCGCGCTGGAGCGGGAAACGGCCCGCGGCTTATTCGCTTACCGTCTGAGCCAAAGCGATGCCGATGAAATCGAGCGGCTGCGCCAGTTCATCCTGCACCAGCATCGCCTGGTTCATCCGCACGTACACGCCTGACTTCAGGTATCCAGCTGC encodes:
- a CDS encoding DUF1302 domain-containing protein, with product MTKTTMRAIFTPQALAAAVALGCCAQAQAVSFNIGEIEGQFDSSLSVGASWGMRDADKKLVGIPNGGTGQASTGDDGRLNFKKGETFSKIFKGIHDLELKYGDSGVFVRGKYWYDFELQDEDREFKQISNHHRDEGARSSGYELLDAFVYHNYSIGDLPGNVRVGKQVVSWGESTFIGNSINSINPIDVSAFRRPGAEIKEGLIPVNMLFASQSLTNQLSVEGFYQLNWENTVVDNCGTFFGNDVVAHGCNNNYTVGSPAIAPLQPVAAAFGQGFQVTREGVVVQRAKDREARDGGQFGAALRWLGDDTEYGLYFMNYHSRTPTVGTITANTNLATIGRIAATANAIAPGSGSGLAQSTMLGRGQYYLDYPEDIRLYGASFSTTLPTGTAWTGEISYRPNAPVQLNTTDLTLALVNPIAGQTASPIRSSFGSDNSGYRRKEITQIQSTMTQFFDQVLGAERLTLVGEAAYVHVGGLEAKTKLRYGRDSVYGAYGFGGDTDGFVTANSWGYRARAILDYNNVFAGVNLKPNLSWSHDVSGYGPNGIFNEGAKAISVGVDADYRNTYTASLSYTDFFGGDYNTLTDRDFIALSFGVNF
- a CDS encoding SDR family oxidoreductase, with the protein product MSESVQFQDKVVIVTGAGGGLGRAHALLFARHGAKVLVNDLGGSTQGEGANASAADRVVAEIREAGGIAEANHDSVTDGDKIVQNALDAFGRIDVVVNNAGILRDKTFHKMDDGDWDLVYRVHVEGAYKVTRAAWPHLREQGYGRVIFTASTSGIYGNFGQSNYGMAKLGLYGLTRTLALEGRKNNILVNAIAPTGGTRMTEGLIPPQVFDRLKPELVSPLVVYLGSEACQETSGLFEVGGGWIGKTRWERSLGVGFDPEAGFSPDDVAAHWAQICDFEGAAHPKDNIEALKEMMANLQKFSL
- a CDS encoding DUF1329 domain-containing protein, which produces MRKIFAVMALSLLAAHVMAAVSPEEAAKLGTTLTPVGAEKAGNADGSIPAWTGGIPKNAGAVDSKGFLADPFANEKPLFVITAATVDKYKDKLSDGQVAMFKRYPETYKIPVYPTHRTVNLPPDIYESIKRSALNVHAINDGNGLENFTGNRYYAFPIPKNGVEVLWNHITRYHGGNLKRIITQATPQTNGSYTPIRFEEEVAVPQAIPDIDQAKAANVLSFFKQSVTAPARLAGNVLLVHETLDQVKEPRLAWIYNAGQRRVRRAPQVSYDGPGTASDGLRTTDNFDMFSGAPDRYDWKLVGKKEVYIPYNSYKLDSPTLKYDDIIKAGHINQDLTRYELHRVWEVIGTVKPSERHIYAKRHMYIDEDSWQVALVDHYDGRGQLWRVAEGHAQFYYDHQVPAYTVETLYDIIAGRYIALGMKNEEKSSFVFGFAAKAADYTPAALRSEGVR
- a CDS encoding CidA/LrgA family protein, which translates into the protein MNRFRFKHIARLLIELVVLLAIYFLGTQLAVWLAWPIPGGVVGLGLLLATFATGLVKPAALQLGAGVLMAEMLLFFIPALMSLLDYGGLVRNDGWRILLVIGFSTLSVMLVTAFTVEMVCRWSMRREA
- a CDS encoding flavodoxin, which produces MKVAILSGSVYGTAEEVARHAAGILNAAGFEAWHNPRATLADVQAFAPEALLAVTSTTGMGELPDNLQPLYSSIRDQLPAAWRGLPGAVIGLGDASYGDTFCGGGEQMRELFGELGVREVLPMLRLDASESVTPEADAEPWLAELVTALRG
- a CDS encoding class II aldolase/adducin family protein — encoded protein: MSLAPVLSPQNVKDQVSAAEWQARVDLAACYRLVALHGWDDLIFTHISAKVPGTDDFLINPYGLMFHEITASSLVKVDQAGNKLMDSPYEINPAGYTIHSAIHDVRHDVACVIHTHTPAGVAVSAQKQGVLPISQQSLFVLASLAYHAYEGVALNHEEKARLQADLGDNNFLMLHNHGLLTCGGTIADTFLMMFIFQRACDIQVLAQNGAAELIAIEPQILAGSKAMVAAVTKSAQGMGGALAWPALLRKLDLQDPGYKS
- a CDS encoding alpha/beta fold hydrolase; the protein is MPLAEIPLRAWRKRAQEFVFRGRTIRYWVAGQGEPLLLIHGFPTASWDWHYLWQPLAQRNLVIACDMLGFGDSDKPVDHDYCLLEQADLQQALLDHLRVEQPVHVLAHDYGDSVAQELLARHYEGRFPMASCVFLNGGLFPETHRPALVQKLLLSPLGWMIGRAFGRNALSNSFSQIFGPNTRPSESALDDFWSLISCNDGTRILHKLIAYIPQRRRLRERWVDALQRGEVPLRVIDGEVDPISGVHMVERYHQLVPHADTVLLANIGHYPQIEAPVLVLKHYLAFRERVGQPAPRVAYS
- a CDS encoding PAS domain-containing protein — its product is MINAKLMQLVINASNDGIVVAEREGKDKPLIYVNPAFERMTGYALDDILYQDCRFLQAGDRDQPALMAIREALDSGGSCREILRNYRKDGAPFWNELSLSTVYNEADKQTYFVGVQKDVSAQVKAQLRVAQLEAQVAELKGELAALKATSGINKV
- a CDS encoding LysR family transcriptional regulator — its product is MEFKQLRSFVEVIRRGGFTQAGKTLHISQSAVSKQVAQLEQSLGTPLLERTGSHIRLTAAGEVVLQRAEAMLRLQTELLSELDDMQQLARGELRLGLPLLAGDTLFAGLFAEYRRRYPKVTIQLLEGGSRTIEQAILSGELDVGGTLMPSDPAFAWQPFCDEPLDALLPMDHPLAENAQVRLEELADTPFLMYQRSFVLNDRLMQACQQLGFTPKEIGRSGQADFLVALVAAGQGVVLLPSVVARGLVRPGVVRLTLKAPDFLRWDIAFIWREGAYLSKAAQAWLALLREFPVNRAVQ
- a CDS encoding LrgB family protein; protein product: MKLELMPVFWLALTLGAYVFSRWIYRRTGRYVLSPLILVPALLLAVAAPMHTAYAEYAADTHWLMLVLGPVTVAFAVPIWQQRRLLARHWSALLLGMVAGSAASIGTSFGLAKALALNSSVTMSLLPRSITTPFAMPVSSDLGGIPELTAVFVMFTGVFGAMLGGVLLKWLPLRTPLARGALFGVGAHGAGVSRAQEVGGEEGSVAGLVMVLTGLLNLFAVPLLAALL